From the genome of Streptomyces sp. NBC_00659, one region includes:
- a CDS encoding PaaI family thioesterase, giving the protein MGEQHTPKFPQGVIDEYAALGVDLPALFSAGHLGNRMGVQITEASADRVVGTMPVEGNTQPYGLLHGGASAVLAETIGSVGAMLHGGITKIAVGVDLNCTHHRGVRSGLVTGVATPVHRGRTSATYEIVITGEDGKRVCSARLTCILKDAPQS; this is encoded by the coding sequence ATGGGCGAACAGCACACCCCGAAGTTCCCGCAAGGGGTCATCGACGAGTACGCCGCACTCGGTGTCGATCTGCCGGCGCTCTTCTCCGCGGGCCACCTCGGCAACCGCATGGGCGTCCAGATCACCGAGGCCTCCGCGGACCGCGTCGTGGGCACCATGCCCGTCGAGGGAAACACCCAGCCCTACGGCCTCCTCCACGGAGGAGCCTCCGCCGTCCTCGCCGAGACCATCGGCTCCGTCGGCGCCATGCTCCACGGCGGCATCACCAAGATCGCCGTCGGCGTCGACCTGAACTGCACCCACCACCGCGGCGTCCGCTCCGGCCTCGTCACCGGCGTGGCCACACCCGTCCACCGCGGACGCACCTCGGCGACGTACGAGATCGTCATCACCGGCGAGGACGGCAAGCGCGTCTGCAGCGCCCGCCTCACCTGCATCCTCAAGGACGCACCCCAGAGCTGA
- a CDS encoding branched-chain amino acid ABC transporter substrate-binding protein, which yields MVILTAVLTTGALTLTACGSRDDSGDSKGDKKTEIIIGVDAPLTGQNSATGLGIQGGVQIAVDDANKNNTVPGVTFKVKALDDKAIPASGQANATQLVQDDKVLGVVGPLNSGVATQMQQVFDTAGLVEISPSNTAPELTQGKNWQTAKSRPFKTYFRTATTDALQGGFAADYAYNTLKKRKVYVVDDKQTYGAGLAKLFKAGFTKSGGKLAGEDHVNTGDTDFSALVTKIKNSKADLVYYGGQYDESEKLTKQLKDGGVKVPLFGGDGMFSDTYIQTAGDASKGDLVTSVGQPVDSLASAADFIKKYKASGLKGDYGTYGGYSYDAATAIIKAIGAVVKDGKIPDGARAKIVAEVQKTKFDGIAGPVSFDEYGDTTNKQLTVYQVVDGKWKAVKSGTFNG from the coding sequence ATGGTCATACTCACCGCCGTGCTCACGACAGGAGCACTCACGCTGACCGCCTGCGGCTCGCGCGACGACAGCGGCGACAGCAAGGGCGACAAGAAGACCGAGATCATCATCGGCGTGGACGCGCCGCTGACTGGTCAGAACTCCGCCACCGGCCTCGGCATCCAGGGCGGCGTCCAGATCGCCGTCGACGACGCCAACAAGAACAACACCGTTCCCGGCGTGACCTTCAAGGTCAAGGCGCTCGACGACAAGGCCATCCCGGCCTCCGGCCAGGCCAACGCCACCCAGCTCGTCCAGGACGACAAGGTCCTCGGCGTGGTCGGCCCGCTGAACTCCGGCGTCGCCACCCAGATGCAGCAGGTCTTCGACACCGCAGGTCTCGTCGAGATCTCGCCGTCCAACACCGCGCCCGAGCTGACCCAGGGCAAGAACTGGCAGACCGCCAAGTCCCGCCCGTTCAAGACCTACTTCCGCACCGCCACCACCGACGCCCTCCAGGGCGGCTTCGCGGCCGACTACGCCTACAACACGCTGAAGAAGCGCAAGGTGTACGTGGTCGACGACAAGCAGACCTACGGCGCCGGCCTCGCCAAGCTCTTCAAGGCCGGCTTCACCAAGTCCGGCGGCAAGCTCGCGGGCGAGGACCACGTCAACACCGGCGACACGGACTTCTCCGCCCTCGTCACCAAGATCAAGAACTCCAAGGCCGACCTCGTCTACTACGGCGGCCAGTACGACGAGTCCGAGAAGCTCACCAAGCAGCTCAAGGACGGCGGAGTCAAGGTCCCGCTGTTCGGTGGCGACGGCATGTTCTCCGACACCTACATCCAGACCGCCGGCGACGCCTCCAAGGGCGACCTCGTCACCTCGGTCGGCCAGCCCGTCGACTCCCTGGCCTCCGCCGCCGACTTCATCAAGAAGTACAAGGCGTCCGGCCTCAAGGGCGACTACGGCACCTACGGCGGCTACTCCTACGACGCCGCCACGGCCATCATCAAGGCCATCGGCGCTGTCGTGAAGGACGGCAAGATCCCGGACGGCGCCCGCGCCAAGATCGTCGCCGAGGTCCAGAAGACCAAGTTCGACGGCATCGCCGGCCCCGTCTCCTTCGACGAGTACGGCGACACCACCAACAAGCAGCTCACCGTCTACCAGGTCGTCGACGGCAAGTGGAAGGCCGTCAAGAGCGGCACGTTCAACGGCTGA
- a CDS encoding branched-chain amino acid ABC transporter permease has protein sequence MNTLPQQLANGLFLGSMYGLIAIGYTMVYGIVQLINFAHGEIFMTGGFGALSVYLYVLPNGTSMWIALPAMLIGGGIVSVLIAVGAERFAYRPLRGAPRLAPLITAIGLSLALQQIVFNTYPDAKTDLKFPQLPFGTVHIGSVSIQSGSVFVIVAAPLCMAALALFVSLSRTGRAMQATAQDPDTAQLMGIDTNRIIVIAFAIGGFFAAVAAVAYGLRYGTVKYDMGFQMGLKAFTAAVLGGIGNIYGAMIGGLVLGLAETMATSYIDGIPGMQQLGGGGWSSVWAFVLLILVLLFRPQGLVGERVADRA, from the coding sequence GTGAACACCCTGCCGCAGCAGCTGGCCAACGGGCTGTTCCTCGGCTCGATGTACGGGCTGATCGCCATCGGCTACACGATGGTGTACGGCATCGTCCAGCTCATCAACTTCGCCCACGGCGAGATCTTCATGACCGGCGGCTTCGGCGCACTCTCGGTCTACCTGTACGTTCTGCCAAACGGCACATCCATGTGGATAGCCCTCCCAGCGATGCTGATAGGCGGCGGAATCGTCTCCGTCCTCATCGCCGTCGGGGCCGAACGCTTCGCCTACCGGCCACTGCGCGGAGCGCCACGCCTCGCACCGCTCATCACCGCCATCGGTCTGTCCCTGGCCCTCCAGCAGATCGTCTTCAACACCTACCCCGATGCCAAGACCGACCTGAAGTTCCCCCAACTTCCCTTCGGCACTGTGCACATCGGCTCGGTCAGCATCCAGAGCGGTTCGGTCTTCGTCATCGTCGCCGCCCCCCTGTGCATGGCGGCCCTCGCCCTGTTCGTCAGCCTCTCCCGCACCGGCCGCGCCATGCAGGCCACCGCGCAGGACCCTGACACCGCACAGCTCATGGGCATCGACACCAACCGCATCATCGTCATCGCCTTCGCCATCGGCGGCTTCTTCGCCGCCGTCGCGGCCGTCGCCTACGGCCTGCGCTACGGCACCGTCAAGTACGACATGGGCTTCCAGATGGGCCTCAAGGCCTTCACCGCGGCCGTCCTCGGCGGCATCGGCAACATCTACGGCGCCATGATCGGCGGCCTCGTCCTCGGCCTCGCCGAGACCATGGCCACCAGCTACATCGACGGCATCCCGGGCATGCAGCAGCTCGGCGGCGGCGGCTGGTCCTCCGTCTGGGCCTTCGTACTCCTCATCCTCGTACTGCTGTTCAGGCCACAAGGCCTCGTCGGCGAACGCGTCGCGGACAGGGCGTGA
- a CDS encoding branched-chain amino acid ABC transporter permease, with protein sequence MATTETTISERGLIALPESAARALIAFGAIATIASTFMSWTYTADFPGDLTYYGSPAGLQILDIVAGALTLLFALTLWNVRGLGWLNPAGATQPVVLAAASAFAVSWFSAIAIAVDLKGLVALDPGAYVATVGSLIALLGTLALPKPGDTFKDYVTKPDLIPPAAKLPAWVERLVITAATAVALIAFTYGIGVDPDASETFLGYLLLVVLGTWALQTAGLFDRFAQLNARHKGFATTMAFLAAAVFPYVADNEHNANVGVSILVVGTVALGLNIVVGLTGLLDLGYVAFLGVGAYAAALVSGSEFSRFSGVQFPFWAAMLTGMAASLVFGVLIGAPTLRLRGDYLAIVTLGFGEIFRIAVNNLDGASGPNITNGPNGISMIPDLNIFGFDFGSTHDVAGHALGRFANYFLLMLLITGLVVVVFSRAADSRIGRSWIAIREDETAATAMGINGFRVKLVAFALGASLAGLAGTVSAHVGYSVNPAPYQFAGSVPPNSAFLLAAVVLGGMGTVSGPILGATLLYLLPEKLQFLKEYQLLAFGVALVVLMRFRPEGIIANRRNQLEFHESDDSDDSDETVHIPEQGLPDSTVGVTKAGA encoded by the coding sequence ATGGCAACCACCGAGACCACCATCTCCGAGCGCGGCCTGATCGCACTCCCCGAGAGCGCCGCCCGCGCCCTCATCGCCTTCGGCGCCATCGCCACCATCGCCAGCACGTTCATGTCCTGGACCTACACGGCCGACTTCCCCGGGGACCTCACCTACTACGGCTCCCCGGCCGGACTCCAGATCCTCGACATCGTCGCCGGCGCGCTCACCCTCCTCTTCGCCCTGACCCTCTGGAACGTCCGCGGCCTCGGCTGGCTCAACCCGGCGGGCGCCACCCAGCCCGTCGTCCTCGCCGCCGCCTCCGCGTTCGCCGTCAGCTGGTTCAGCGCCATCGCCATCGCCGTCGACCTCAAGGGCCTCGTCGCACTCGACCCCGGCGCCTACGTCGCCACCGTCGGCTCCCTGATCGCCCTCCTCGGCACCCTGGCACTCCCCAAGCCCGGTGACACCTTCAAGGACTACGTCACCAAGCCCGACCTCATCCCGCCGGCCGCCAAGCTGCCCGCCTGGGTCGAGCGCCTCGTCATCACCGCCGCCACCGCCGTCGCACTCATCGCGTTCACGTACGGCATCGGCGTCGACCCCGACGCGAGCGAAACGTTCCTGGGCTACCTGCTCCTCGTCGTCCTCGGCACCTGGGCCCTCCAGACCGCCGGACTCTTCGACCGCTTCGCCCAGCTCAACGCCCGCCACAAGGGATTCGCCACCACCATGGCGTTCCTCGCCGCGGCGGTCTTCCCCTACGTCGCGGACAACGAGCACAACGCCAACGTCGGCGTGAGCATCCTCGTCGTCGGCACCGTCGCCCTCGGCCTCAACATCGTCGTCGGCCTCACCGGACTCCTCGACCTCGGATACGTCGCCTTCCTCGGCGTCGGCGCCTACGCCGCGGCCCTCGTCTCCGGCTCCGAGTTCTCCCGCTTCTCCGGCGTCCAGTTCCCCTTCTGGGCCGCCATGCTCACCGGCATGGCCGCGTCGCTCGTCTTCGGCGTCCTCATCGGCGCCCCCACCCTGCGACTGCGCGGCGACTACCTCGCCATCGTGACCCTGGGCTTCGGAGAGATCTTCCGCATCGCCGTCAACAACCTGGACGGCGCCTCCGGACCCAACATCACCAACGGCCCCAACGGCATCTCCATGATCCCGGACCTCAACATCTTCGGGTTCGACTTCGGTTCCACCCACGACGTCGCCGGCCACGCCCTCGGCCGCTTCGCCAACTACTTCCTGCTGATGCTGCTCATCACCGGACTCGTGGTCGTCGTCTTCTCCCGCGCCGCCGACTCCCGGATCGGCCGCTCCTGGATCGCCATCCGCGAGGACGAGACCGCCGCCACCGCCATGGGCATCAACGGCTTCCGCGTCAAGCTCGTCGCCTTCGCCCTCGGCGCCTCCCTCGCCGGCCTCGCCGGAACGGTCAGCGCCCACGTCGGCTACAGCGTCAACCCGGCCCCGTACCAGTTCGCCGGCTCCGTACCCCCGAACTCCGCCTTCCTCCTCGCGGCGGTCGTTCTCGGCGGCATGGGCACCGTCAGCGGACCCATCCTCGGCGCCACCCTGCTCTACCTCCTCCCTGAGAAGCTCCAGTTCCTCAAGGAGTACCAACTCCTCGCCTTCGGCGTCGCGCTCGTCGTCCTCATGCGCTTCCGCCCCGAAGGCATCATCGCCAACCGCCGCAACCAGCTCGAGTTCCACGAGAGCGACGACAGCGACGACAGCGACGAGACCGTCCACATCCCCGAACAAGGCCTGCCCGACTCCACCGTCGGCGTCACCAAGGCAGGGGCGTAA
- a CDS encoding ABC transporter ATP-binding protein, protein MTTTTAPSPVLEATGVTMRFGGLTAVRNVDLTVNAGEIVGLIGPNGAGKTTFFNCLTGLYVPTEGKVAYKGTVLPPKPHLVTSAGIARTFQNIRLFANMTVLENVLVGRHTRTKEGLWSALLRGPGFRKAEATSRERAMELLEFIGLAHKADHLSRNLPYGEQRKLEIARAMASEPGLLLLDEPTAGMNPQETRATEELVFAIRDRGIAVLVIEHDMRFIFNLSDRVACLVQGEKLVEGTSEVVQGDERVVAAYLGTPFEGAPGAEELAEVEAAEAAGAAEAVTTTDTAPADDTADAPEAEEAEETPAAEDSTDTDEAPEAEETSDAPEATEEPEDATPADDSDAPTASDDSDAQGSSTSKEGTAP, encoded by the coding sequence ATGACCACCACCACAGCCCCCAGCCCCGTCCTCGAAGCCACCGGCGTCACCATGCGGTTCGGCGGCCTCACCGCCGTCCGCAACGTCGACCTCACGGTCAACGCCGGAGAGATCGTCGGCCTCATCGGCCCCAACGGCGCGGGCAAGACCACCTTCTTCAACTGCCTCACCGGCCTCTACGTCCCCACCGAGGGCAAAGTCGCCTACAAGGGCACGGTGCTGCCCCCCAAGCCGCACCTCGTCACCAGCGCAGGCATCGCCCGCACCTTCCAGAACATCCGGCTCTTCGCCAACATGACCGTCCTGGAAAACGTGCTCGTCGGACGCCACACCCGCACCAAGGAAGGCCTCTGGTCCGCCCTCCTGCGCGGCCCCGGCTTCCGCAAGGCCGAAGCCACCTCCCGCGAACGCGCCATGGAACTGCTGGAGTTCATCGGCCTCGCCCACAAGGCCGACCACCTCTCCCGCAACCTCCCCTACGGCGAACAGCGCAAGCTGGAGATCGCACGCGCGATGGCGAGCGAGCCGGGCCTGCTCCTCCTGGACGAGCCCACCGCCGGCATGAACCCCCAGGAAACCCGCGCGACCGAAGAACTCGTCTTCGCCATCCGCGACCGGGGCATCGCCGTCCTCGTCATCGAGCACGACATGCGCTTCATCTTCAACCTGTCCGACCGCGTGGCCTGCCTCGTCCAGGGCGAAAAGCTCGTCGAAGGCACCTCCGAGGTCGTCCAGGGCGACGAGCGCGTAGTCGCCGCCTACCTCGGGACCCCCTTCGAGGGCGCCCCCGGCGCGGAGGAACTCGCCGAGGTCGAGGCCGCGGAAGCGGCGGGAGCCGCCGAAGCCGTGACCACGACGGACACCGCCCCGGCCGACGACACGGCGGACGCCCCCGAGGCCGAGGAAGCCGAAGAGACTCCGGCCGCCGAGGACAGCACGGACACCGACGAAGCCCCCGAGGCCGAGGAAACGTCCGACGCCCCCGAGGCCACCGAGGAGCCCGAGGACGCCACCCCGGCCGACGACTCCGACGCCCCCACCGCGTCCGACGACTCCGACGCACAGGGCAGCAGCACCAGCAAGGAAGGAACCGCCCCGTGA
- a CDS encoding ABC transporter ATP-binding protein — MTALLEVEDLKVAYGKIEAVKGISFSVEAGQIVTLIGTNGAGKTTTLRTLSGLLKPSGGRILFDGQPLANIPAHKIVALGLAHSPEGRHIFPRLSIAENLQLGAFLRSDKAGIEKDIQRAYDLFPILGERRKQAAGTLSGGEQQMLAMGRALMSQPKLLMLDEPSMGLSPIMMQKILATIAELKAAGTTILLVEQNAQAALSLADQAHVMEVGSIVLSGTGQDLLHDESVRKAYLGED; from the coding sequence GTGACCGCACTGCTCGAGGTCGAAGACCTCAAGGTCGCCTACGGCAAGATCGAAGCCGTCAAGGGCATCTCCTTCAGCGTCGAAGCCGGCCAGATCGTCACCCTCATCGGCACCAACGGCGCCGGCAAGACGACGACCCTGCGCACCCTCTCCGGGCTCCTCAAGCCCAGCGGAGGCCGCATCCTCTTCGACGGCCAGCCCCTCGCCAACATCCCCGCCCACAAGATCGTCGCCCTCGGACTCGCGCACTCCCCCGAGGGACGCCACATCTTCCCCCGCCTCTCCATCGCGGAGAACCTCCAGCTCGGAGCCTTCCTCCGCAGCGACAAGGCGGGCATCGAGAAGGACATCCAGCGCGCCTACGACCTCTTCCCCATCCTGGGAGAACGCCGTAAGCAGGCCGCCGGAACCCTCTCGGGCGGCGAGCAGCAGATGCTCGCCATGGGACGCGCCCTCATGTCCCAGCCCAAGCTGCTCATGCTCGACGAACCCTCCATGGGCCTCTCGCCGATCATGATGCAGAAGATCCTCGCGACCATCGCCGAACTCAAGGCGGCCGGCACGACGATCCTCCTCGTCGAGCAGAACGCCCAGGCGGCGCTCTCCCTCGCCGACCAGGCCCACGTCATGGAGGTCGGCAGCATCGTCCTCTCCGGCACCGGCCAGGACCTGCTCCACGACGAGTCCGTCCGCAAGGCGTACCTCGGCGAGGACTGA
- a CDS encoding ANTAR domain-containing response regulator gives MTAPESPQPVDAPDDNKSHVPPLTTRVVIAEDEALIRLDLKEMLEEEGYTVVGEAGDGEQAVELAREHKPDLVILDVKMPKLDGISAAEKIAEESIAPVLMLTAFSQRDLVERARDAGAMAYLVKPFSKSDVVPAIEMAVSRFAELKALEGEIADLTQRLETRKLVDRAKSVLQTEYGLTEPAAFRWIQKTSMDRRMSMQQVAEAVIEDAAEKKAAKG, from the coding sequence GTGACCGCCCCCGAGTCGCCCCAGCCCGTAGACGCGCCCGACGACAACAAGTCGCACGTGCCTCCGCTGACGACCCGTGTCGTCATCGCCGAGGACGAGGCGCTGATCCGCCTCGATCTCAAAGAGATGCTCGAAGAAGAGGGCTACACCGTCGTAGGTGAGGCCGGTGACGGTGAGCAGGCCGTCGAGCTGGCCCGGGAGCACAAGCCCGACCTGGTGATCCTCGACGTGAAGATGCCGAAGCTGGACGGCATCTCGGCGGCGGAGAAGATCGCCGAGGAGTCGATCGCCCCGGTGCTGATGCTGACCGCGTTCTCGCAGCGCGACCTGGTCGAGCGGGCCCGTGACGCGGGCGCGATGGCGTACCTGGTGAAGCCGTTCAGCAAGAGCGACGTGGTGCCGGCGATCGAGATGGCGGTGTCCCGGTTCGCGGAGCTGAAGGCGCTGGAGGGTGAGATCGCGGATCTCACGCAGCGTCTGGAGACGCGCAAGCTGGTGGACCGCGCGAAGTCGGTTCTGCAGACGGAGTACGGGCTGACGGAGCCGGCGGCGTTCCGGTGGATCCAGAAGACGTCGATGGACCGCCGTATGTCGATGCAGCAGGTGGCCGAGGCGGTCATCGAGGACGCCGCGGAGAAGAAGGCGGCGAAGGGCTAG
- a CDS encoding helix-turn-helix domain-containing protein: protein MNAHGTEVRQKALTLLRDGAKNTDVARRFGVPPGTVSYWKHVDRVKRGEPVTVRPSLLCPRCDGRDLDKASYSYLLGLYLGDGHISHYAKHKVPSLMITLDDTWPGIQDSTERALRTVFPHNATCRVRSKGAHNIKVYFKHLGCLFPQHGPGKKHERPIVLEPWQQEIIDAHPWEFVRGLIHSDGCRITNWTTRVVGGERKRYEYPRYFFTNVSDDIRQLFTDILDKLGVGWTHCTRHGNPYNISVAKKASVALMDAHVGPKY from the coding sequence ATGAACGCGCATGGAACTGAAGTACGGCAAAAGGCTCTCACCCTGCTCCGCGACGGGGCCAAGAACACCGACGTGGCACGACGGTTCGGCGTTCCGCCGGGAACGGTCAGCTACTGGAAGCACGTGGACCGAGTCAAACGCGGCGAGCCGGTCACCGTTCGCCCGTCACTCCTCTGCCCGAGGTGCGACGGCCGTGACCTCGACAAGGCCTCGTACAGCTATCTCCTCGGCCTGTATCTGGGCGACGGGCACATCAGTCACTACGCGAAGCACAAGGTGCCCAGCCTCATGATCACCCTCGACGACACCTGGCCAGGTATTCAGGACAGCACGGAACGCGCCCTGCGGACCGTGTTCCCCCACAACGCCACGTGCCGCGTGCGAAGCAAGGGCGCACACAACATCAAGGTGTACTTCAAACACCTCGGCTGCCTCTTCCCCCAGCACGGCCCCGGCAAGAAGCACGAGCGCCCGATCGTGCTCGAACCCTGGCAGCAGGAGATCATCGACGCCCACCCCTGGGAGTTCGTCCGGGGGCTCATCCACTCCGACGGGTGTCGCATCACCAACTGGACCACCCGCGTCGTCGGCGGGGAGCGCAAGCGTTACGAGTACCCCCGGTACTTCTTCACCAATGTCTCGGACGACATCCGGCAGCTCTTCACGGACATCCTGGACAAGCTCGGGGTCGGCTGGACGCACTGCACCCGCCACGGGAACCCGTACAACATCTCCGTCGCCAAGAAGGCCTCCGTAGCCCTCATGGACGCCCACGTGGGCCCCAAGTACTGA
- the pyk gene encoding pyruvate kinase, whose translation MRRAKIVCTLGPATDSYDQIKALVEAGMDVARFNLSHGTHADHEERYRHVRKASDETGRSVGILGDLQGPKIRLGRFTEGPVLLERGDTFTITVEEGAEGDRDHCGTTYDGLATDVTPGERILVDDGKVSLEVTSVDGPRVRTTVIEGGMVSDHKGLNLPGVAVSVPALSDKDEADLRWALRTGFDVIALSFVRSGKDIHDVHRIMDEEGRRLPVIAKVEKPQAVDNIDDIVAAFDGIMVARGDLGVEMPLEQVPIVQKRAIKLAKRNAKPVIVATQMLDSMIENSRPTRAEASDVANAVIDGTDAVMLSGETSVGKYPIETVRTMSRIVEAAEEDILAKGLPPLTERNKPRTQGGAVARAAAEMGDFLGAKFLVAFTQSGDTVRRLSRYRSPIPLLAFTPTPATRSQLNLTWGVETFLGPHVDSTDAMVDQVDELLLKYGRCAKGDVVVITAGSPPGVTGSTNLVRVHHIGEDDSPK comes from the coding sequence ATGCGCCGAGCGAAAATCGTCTGCACCTTGGGCCCCGCCACCGACTCGTACGACCAGATCAAAGCCCTGGTCGAAGCCGGAATGGACGTAGCCCGCTTCAACCTCAGCCACGGCACCCACGCCGACCACGAGGAACGCTACCGACACGTCCGAAAGGCATCCGACGAAACCGGCCGCAGCGTCGGAATCCTCGGCGACCTTCAAGGCCCGAAGATCCGCCTCGGCCGCTTCACCGAAGGCCCCGTACTCCTTGAACGCGGAGACACCTTCACCATCACCGTCGAAGAAGGCGCCGAAGGCGACCGCGACCACTGCGGAACCACCTACGACGGACTGGCAACGGACGTCACTCCCGGTGAACGCATCCTCGTCGACGACGGCAAGGTCTCCCTCGAAGTCACCTCCGTCGACGGCCCCCGCGTCCGCACCACCGTCATCGAAGGCGGCATGGTCTCCGACCACAAAGGCCTCAACCTCCCCGGCGTCGCCGTCTCCGTCCCGGCCCTCTCCGACAAGGACGAGGCCGACCTCCGCTGGGCCCTGCGCACCGGCTTCGACGTCATCGCCCTCTCCTTCGTCCGCAGCGGCAAGGACATCCACGACGTCCACCGCATCATGGACGAAGAAGGCCGCCGCCTCCCCGTCATCGCCAAAGTCGAAAAGCCCCAGGCCGTCGACAACATCGACGACATCGTCGCCGCCTTCGACGGCATCATGGTCGCCCGCGGCGACCTCGGCGTCGAAATGCCTCTGGAACAGGTCCCCATCGTCCAGAAGCGCGCCATCAAGCTCGCGAAGCGCAACGCCAAGCCGGTCATCGTCGCCACCCAGATGCTCGACTCGATGATCGAGAACTCCCGCCCCACCCGCGCCGAAGCCTCCGACGTCGCCAACGCCGTCATCGACGGCACCGACGCCGTCATGCTCTCCGGCGAGACCAGCGTCGGCAAATACCCCATCGAGACCGTCAGGACGATGTCCCGCATCGTCGAAGCGGCGGAAGAAGACATCCTCGCCAAGGGCCTTCCGCCTCTCACCGAACGCAACAAACCCCGCACCCAGGGCGGTGCCGTCGCCCGAGCCGCCGCCGAGATGGGCGACTTCCTCGGCGCCAAGTTCCTCGTCGCCTTCACCCAGTCCGGCGACACCGTCCGCCGCCTCTCCCGCTACCGCTCACCCATCCCCCTCCTCGCCTTCACCCCCACCCCCGCCACCCGCTCCCAGCTCAACCTCACCTGGGGCGTCGAAACCTTCCTCGGCCCCCACGTCGACTCCACCGACGCCATGGTCGACCAGGTCGACGAACTCCTCCTCAAGTACGGCCGCTGCGCCAAGGGCGACGTCGTCGTGATCACCGCCGGCTCCCCGCCCGGAGTCACCGGCTCCACGAACCTGGTCCGCGTCCACCACATCGGCGAGGACGACAGCCCCAAGTAG
- a CDS encoding SIMPL domain-containing protein — protein sequence MTPDTAPATHPTPPPVPYGTPDTPRIAVRGEARLEVDPEIARITITVTARGKDRRETLADLTRRNTLALDLVKTYGDAVEHLETSALTITPELGRHGRGERVRTHHGLVHITAELNDFTALGELTTALADLDLTRVDGPWWTLRPDSPAHRTARQQAVREAVQRAREYAEALGTTLTALVELADTGAEDTHPRVPQSARALSRAAYGAGPTEDEPAPLDLEPQRQHVHAQVNARFTMAPPRL from the coding sequence ATGACCCCCGACACCGCCCCCGCCACCCACCCGACCCCACCCCCCGTCCCCTACGGCACCCCCGACACACCCCGCATCGCCGTCCGAGGCGAAGCCCGTCTCGAAGTCGACCCCGAGATCGCCCGCATCACCATCACCGTCACCGCCCGCGGCAAAGACCGACGCGAAACCCTCGCCGACCTCACCCGCCGCAACACCCTCGCCCTCGACCTCGTCAAAACCTACGGCGACGCCGTCGAACACCTCGAGACCAGTGCCCTCACCATCACCCCCGAACTCGGCCGCCACGGCCGCGGAGAACGCGTCCGCACCCACCACGGCCTCGTCCACATCACCGCCGAACTCAACGACTTCACCGCGCTGGGCGAACTCACCACCGCCCTCGCCGACCTCGACCTCACCCGCGTCGACGGCCCCTGGTGGACCCTGCGCCCCGACTCACCCGCCCACCGCACAGCACGCCAACAGGCCGTCCGTGAAGCCGTCCAACGCGCCCGCGAATACGCCGAAGCCCTCGGCACCACCCTCACCGCACTCGTCGAACTCGCCGACACCGGCGCCGAGGACACCCACCCCCGAGTCCCCCAGAGCGCCCGCGCGCTCAGCCGGGCCGCCTACGGCGCCGGCCCCACCGAGGACGAACCCGCCCCCCTCGACCTCGAACCCCAACGCCAGCACGTCCACGCCCAGGTCAACGCCCGCTTCACCATGGCACCTCCACGGCTCTAG